In the Flavobacterium acetivorans genome, one interval contains:
- the ruvB gene encoding Holliday junction branch migration DNA helicase RuvB, whose product MNENLDPTTKGYNSEEFDLEKKLRPLSFDDFAGQDQVLENLKVFVQAANQRNEALDHTLFHGPPGLGKTTLANILANELEVGIKITSGPVLDKPGDLAGLLTNLEERDVLFIDEIHRLSPIVEEYLYSAMEDFKIDIMIESGPNARTVQINLNPFTLIGATTRSGLLTAPMRARFGISSRLQYYTTELLTTIVERSASILKMPISLEAAIEIAGRSRGTPRIANALLRRVRDFAQIKGNGTIDIEIARYALKALNVDAHGLDEMDNKILNTIIDKFKGGPVGLSTLATAVSESSETIEEVYEPFLIQEGFIMRTPRGREVTDKAYKHLGKVNTNIQGGLF is encoded by the coding sequence ATGAATGAAAATTTAGATCCAACAACCAAAGGCTATAATTCGGAAGAATTTGATCTTGAAAAAAAATTGCGACCATTGTCATTTGATGATTTTGCGGGTCAAGATCAGGTATTAGAAAATTTAAAAGTCTTTGTTCAGGCTGCAAATCAGAGGAATGAAGCACTAGATCACACCCTTTTTCACGGTCCTCCGGGTTTGGGAAAAACGACTTTGGCCAACATTCTAGCTAACGAATTGGAAGTTGGAATAAAAATAACTTCAGGTCCCGTTCTTGATAAGCCGGGTGATTTAGCGGGATTGTTAACAAATCTTGAAGAAAGAGACGTTTTGTTTATTGATGAGATCCACCGTTTGAGTCCTATTGTTGAAGAATATTTGTATTCAGCAATGGAAGATTTTAAGATTGATATTATGATTGAATCTGGGCCAAATGCACGAACAGTACAGATTAATCTTAACCCTTTTACTCTAATAGGTGCTACAACACGTTCAGGGTTGCTAACAGCGCCCATGAGAGCCCGTTTTGGTATATCATCGAGATTACAATATTATACGACTGAATTATTGACTACCATTGTAGAACGTAGCGCTTCTATTTTAAAAATGCCTATTTCTTTGGAAGCTGCAATTGAGATTGCTGGCAGAAGTAGGGGAACACCTCGTATTGCTAATGCATTATTGCGTCGCGTTCGTGATTTTGCCCAAATCAAAGGCAACGGAACCATTGATATTGAGATTGCTCGTTATGCCCTAAAAGCATTGAATGTTGATGCGCACGGGCTTGACGAAATGGATAATAAAATATTGAATACTATTATTGATAAATTTAAAGGCGGCCCGGTTGGTTTATCAACTTTAGCAACTGCTGTTTCTGAAAGTAGTGAAACCATTGAAGAAGTTTATGAGCCTTTCTTGATTCAAGAAGGATTTATTATGAGGACCCCCAGAGGGAGAGAAGTGACGGATAAAGCTTATAAACATTTAGGAAAAGTAAATACAAATATTCAAGGAGGATTGTTTTAG
- the queG gene encoding tRNA epoxyqueuosine(34) reductase QueG — protein MINLKSQYTQFIKSEAKRLGFLSCGISKAGFLEQEAPRLEDWLNKNRNGQMTYMENHFDKRLDPTKLVDDAKSVISLLLNYYPEEKQNPDSYKISKYAFGQDYHFVIKDKLKELLFSIEETIGEVSGRAFVDSAPVLDKAWAAKSGLGWIGKNSNLLTQKVGSFYFIAELIIDLDLDYDNATTDHCGTCTACIDACPTQAIVAPYVVDGSKCISYFTIELKENIPKEMKGKFADWAFGCDVCQDVCPWNRFSKAHKEPLFDPNPELLSMSKKDWEEITEETFKSVFKNSPLKRTKFQGIKRNIDFLK, from the coding sequence ATCATTAATTTAAAATCTCAATACACGCAGTTTATAAAATCCGAAGCCAAACGCCTCGGATTTTTGTCTTGTGGTATATCTAAGGCTGGATTTCTGGAGCAAGAAGCGCCTAGACTGGAAGATTGGCTTAATAAGAACAGGAACGGACAGATGACCTATATGGAGAATCATTTTGACAAACGTTTAGATCCTACTAAGCTTGTCGATGATGCCAAAAGCGTCATTTCTCTATTGTTGAATTATTATCCGGAAGAAAAACAAAATCCGGATTCCTATAAGATTTCTAAATATGCTTTTGGTCAGGATTATCATTTTGTCATAAAGGATAAATTGAAAGAGTTATTGTTTTCAATTGAGGAAACCATAGGTGAGGTTTCCGGTCGTGCTTTTGTAGACTCGGCTCCAGTACTCGATAAAGCTTGGGCAGCCAAAAGCGGTTTGGGTTGGATAGGGAAAAACAGCAATCTGCTGACTCAAAAAGTAGGTTCTTTTTATTTTATAGCTGAACTGATTATCGATCTGGATTTAGATTATGATAACGCCACAACGGATCATTGTGGAACCTGTACTGCTTGTATTGATGCCTGTCCTACTCAGGCAATCGTAGCTCCTTATGTTGTTGATGGTAGCAAATGCATATCCTATTTTACCATTGAACTCAAAGAAAATATTCCTAAGGAAATGAAAGGAAAGTTTGCTGATTGGGCTTTTGGTTGTGATGTGTGTCAGGATGTGTGTCCTTGGAACCGATTCTCAAAAGCGCATAAGGAACCTTTATTTGATCCAAATCCAGAATTACTTTCGATGTCTAAAAAAGATTGGGAGGAAATTACCGAGGAAACTTTTAAATCAGTCTTTAAAAACTCTCCTTTGAAGCGAACAAAATTTCAAGGAATTAAAAGAAATATCGATTTTTTAAAATAA
- a CDS encoding CBS domain-containing protein encodes MTVNQILSRKGNAIYSVVSTITVYEAIKTMGEKNIGAILVIEDGILKGIMSERDYARKIVLKGKASKDTLVKEIMEEKVITVKPTDNLDYCMELMTIRRVRHLPVMDENLVLGIISIGDVVMAIIEVQKNTIAHLDSYISGSKA; translated from the coding sequence ATGACTGTAAATCAAATATTAAGCAGAAAAGGCAATGCGATCTACTCTGTTGTTTCCACAATTACGGTATATGAAGCCATTAAAACAATGGGGGAGAAAAATATTGGTGCTATTTTAGTAATTGAAGATGGGATTCTAAAAGGGATCATGTCTGAGAGAGATTACGCTCGTAAGATTGTTCTAAAAGGCAAAGCTTCTAAAGATACTCTAGTGAAAGAGATTATGGAGGAAAAGGTTATTACCGTAAAACCGACCGATAATCTAGATTATTGTATGGAATTAATGACCATAAGAAGAGTCCGTCACTTACCAGTTATGGATGAAAATTTAGTTTTGGGAATTATTTCCATTGGGGATGTTGTTATGGCGATAATCGAAGTTCAGAAAAATACCATTGCGCATTTGGACTCCTATATCAGTGGCTCTAAGGCCTAA
- a CDS encoding cytochrome c oxidase subunit II yields MTSLLVIIVLVLLAVALWQLTKIFDLTQVGSGTDTSEIATDKDNNVQGYLMFGFLAFLYIFSIYGLLKWGPLVLHTPASEHGGEVDNLMNITWVLIFIVQAITQVLLHYFTFKYKGKKGQKALFFADNNRLEAIWSVIPAVVLAGLILYGLYAWTNIMFVDEDEDTVVIELYAQQFKWTARYAGEDNVLGKANVRLIDGVNTLGVDMSDPYAQDDIVVSELHIPKGKKVHFKMRSQDVLHSAYFPHFRAQMNCVPGMVTEFAFLPVYTTAEYRELPYMIEKVANINALRAKKSTELVAKGGNALDPYTFDYLLLCNKICGASHYNMQMKVIVDTPEDYKKWLKEQALLVQQVKESKAPAAIEGEIQVDSTKGGDTTAVAKIAMK; encoded by the coding sequence ATGACAAGTTTGTTGGTAATTATAGTTTTAGTTTTATTGGCTGTTGCCTTGTGGCAATTGACAAAAATATTTGACCTTACTCAGGTAGGTTCAGGTACGGACACTTCCGAAATAGCTACAGATAAAGATAATAATGTACAGGGGTATTTAATGTTTGGTTTTTTAGCCTTTCTTTATATATTTTCTATTTATGGGTTGTTAAAATGGGGGCCATTAGTGCTACATACACCTGCTTCTGAACATGGTGGAGAAGTAGATAACTTAATGAATATTACTTGGGTCTTGATTTTTATAGTTCAGGCGATTACACAAGTTTTATTACACTATTTTACTTTTAAATATAAAGGTAAAAAAGGTCAAAAAGCATTGTTTTTTGCTGATAACAATAGATTAGAAGCAATTTGGAGTGTAATTCCGGCAGTAGTCTTAGCTGGTTTAATCCTTTATGGACTTTATGCTTGGACTAATATCATGTTTGTTGATGAAGATGAGGATACAGTTGTAATCGAATTATATGCACAACAATTTAAATGGACTGCGAGATATGCAGGAGAAGATAATGTTCTTGGAAAAGCAAATGTGAGATTAATTGATGGTGTAAACACTCTTGGAGTTGATATGTCAGATCCTTATGCTCAAGATGATATTGTGGTTTCAGAATTGCATATCCCAAAAGGTAAAAAGGTTCATTTTAAAATGAGGTCTCAGGATGTATTACACTCTGCTTATTTTCCTCATTTTAGAGCACAAATGAACTGTGTTCCTGGTATGGTTACTGAATTTGCGTTTTTGCCGGTCTATACCACAGCAGAGTACAGAGAATTGCCATACATGATTGAAAAAGTGGCTAATATAAATGCATTAAGAGCCAAGAAGAGTACTGAACTTGTTGCAAAAGGAGGAAATGCTTTAGATCCTTATACTTTTGATTATTTGTTGCTTTGTAATAAAATATGTGGTGCTTCACATTACAATATGCAAATGAAAGTAATCGTTGATACTCCTGAGGATTATAAGAAATGGTTGAAGGAACAAGCGCTTTTGGTACAACAAGTAAAAGAGTCTAAGGCTCCAGCTGCTATTGAAGGAGAGATTCAAGTCGATTCTACAAAAGGTGGTGATACCACGGCTGTTGCAAAAATAGCAATGAAATAA
- a CDS encoding cytochrome c oxidase subunit I produces MSAEGHDHAMDHEHEHHHKETFITKYIFSIDHKMISKQYLITGIIMGVIGILMSLLFRMQIAWPEESFKIFNVLLGDKFAPEGVMANDIYLALVTIHGTIMVFFVLTAGLSGTFSNLLIPLQIGARDMASGFMNMVSYWLFFLSAVIMICSLFVEAGPASSGWTIYPPLSALPQAIPGSGMGMTLWLVSMAIFIASSLMGSLNYIVTVINLRTKGMSMTRLPLTIWTFFVTAIIGVVSFPVLLSAALLLIFDRSFGTSFFLSDIYIAGEVLHYQGGSPVLFEHLFWFLGHPEVYIVILPAMGIVSEVMATNARKPIFGYRAMIMSVLAIAFLSTIVWGHHMFISGMNPFLGSVFTFTTLLIAIPSAVKAFNWITTLWKGNLQLNPAMLFSIGMVSTFITGGLTGIILGDSTLDINVHDTYFVVAHFHLVMGISALYGMFAGVYHWFPRLYGRMMNKNLGYVHFWVSAICAYGVFFPMHFIGLAGLPRRYYTNTNFPLFDDLQNVNVLITAFALIGGIFQLVFLYNFFVSIFYGKKAVQNPWKSNTLEWTAPVEHIHGNWPGEIPEVHRWPYDYSNPNHEEDFVPQNVPMKPGEEVLHH; encoded by the coding sequence ATGTCAGCAGAAGGTCACGATCACGCAATGGATCACGAACACGAACATCATCATAAAGAAACTTTTATTACTAAATATATTTTTAGTATAGATCATAAAATGATTTCCAAGCAGTACTTGATAACAGGTATTATTATGGGGGTTATCGGGATTTTGATGTCATTGCTTTTTAGGATGCAAATTGCATGGCCAGAAGAGTCTTTTAAGATTTTTAATGTCTTATTGGGAGATAAGTTTGCTCCTGAGGGTGTTATGGCTAATGATATTTATTTAGCTTTGGTTACAATTCACGGAACCATTATGGTGTTCTTTGTTTTGACTGCCGGTTTAAGTGGAACTTTTAGTAATTTGCTTATTCCACTTCAAATTGGAGCACGTGATATGGCTTCAGGATTCATGAACATGGTTTCTTATTGGTTGTTCTTTTTATCAGCCGTTATTATGATTTGTTCATTATTTGTTGAAGCAGGTCCTGCATCTTCAGGATGGACAATTTATCCTCCTTTGAGTGCATTGCCACAAGCAATTCCTGGTTCTGGTATGGGTATGACACTTTGGTTAGTATCTATGGCTATTTTCATTGCTTCTTCATTAATGGGTTCTTTGAATTATATTGTTACTGTAATCAACCTTAGAACAAAAGGAATGTCAATGACAAGATTGCCATTAACAATTTGGACTTTCTTTGTTACAGCAATAATTGGTGTAGTTTCGTTTCCGGTATTATTATCAGCAGCTTTATTGTTGATTTTTGATAGAAGTTTTGGTACTTCTTTCTTCTTGTCAGATATTTATATAGCTGGAGAAGTTTTACATTACCAAGGTGGTTCTCCAGTATTGTTTGAACACTTATTTTGGTTTTTAGGTCACCCAGAGGTATATATCGTAATTTTACCGGCAATGGGAATTGTATCTGAAGTTATGGCTACTAATGCTCGTAAACCAATTTTTGGTTACAGAGCGATGATTATGTCTGTTTTAGCAATTGCTTTCTTGTCTACAATTGTTTGGGGACACCATATGTTTATTTCAGGAATGAATCCGTTTTTAGGTTCTGTATTTACATTTACAACCTTATTAATTGCGATACCGTCAGCGGTAAAAGCATTCAACTGGATTACAACTTTATGGAAAGGTAATTTGCAATTAAACCCTGCAATGTTATTCTCTATTGGAATGGTTTCAACTTTTATCACTGGAGGTTTAACAGGAATTATTCTTGGAGATAGTACTTTGGATATTAACGTTCACGATACTTATTTCGTAGTTGCTCACTTTCACTTGGTAATGGGTATTTCTGCTCTTTATGGAATGTTTGCCGGAGTTTATCACTGGTTCCCTAGATTGTATGGAAGAATGATGAATAAGAACTTAGGTTATGTTCACTTTTGGGTATCTGCAATATGTGCTTATGGAGTATTTTTCCCAATGCACTTTATCGGATTAGCAGGTTTACCAAGACGTTATTACACAAATACAAATTTCCCATTGTTTGACGATTTGCAAAATGTAAACGTACTTATTACAGCATTTGCTTTAATAGGAGGTATATTCCAATTGGTTTTCTTGTATAATTTCTTTGTTAGTATTTTCTACGGTAAGAAAGCCGTTCAGAATCCTTGGAAATCGAACACTCTTGAATGGACTGCACCGGTTGAACACATACACGGAAACTGGCCAGGTGAAATTCCAGAAGTTCATAGATGGCCATATGACTATAGTAATCCTAATCATGAAGAGGATTTTGTTCCTCAAAATGTACCAATGAAACCAGGTGAAGAAGTTTTACATCACTAG
- the ruvA gene encoding Holliday junction branch migration protein RuvA gives MIAQLQGKLVEKTPTHVVVDCGGVGYHVNISLHTFSLLANTDFLKLYTYLQVKEDAHTLFGFVEKSEREIFKLLLSVSGIGANIARTMLSSLDPKQITNAIGSADVVTIQSIKGIGSKTAQRVILDLREKVLKLYDLDEVLVSQSNTNRDEALSALEVLGFVRKNAEKVIEKIIKEDPEASVESIIKKALKIL, from the coding sequence ATGATAGCACAACTTCAAGGGAAATTAGTAGAAAAAACGCCAACACATGTTGTTGTCGATTGTGGAGGTGTTGGTTATCATGTGAATATATCGCTGCATACCTTTTCATTGCTTGCAAATACAGATTTTTTAAAATTATATACGTATCTTCAAGTGAAAGAAGATGCACATACTTTATTTGGGTTTGTCGAGAAATCAGAAAGAGAGATTTTTAAATTACTATTATCCGTTTCGGGTATCGGTGCTAATATCGCCAGAACGATGCTTTCCTCATTAGATCCTAAGCAAATTACAAATGCTATTGGCTCTGCTGATGTGGTTACCATTCAATCTATAAAAGGTATTGGAAGTAAAACAGCCCAAAGAGTAATTCTCGATTTAAGAGAAAAAGTGTTAAAGTTGTACGATTTAGATGAAGTTTTGGTTTCGCAAAGCAATACAAATAGAGACGAAGCGTTATCTGCTTTGGAGGTTCTAGGTTTTGTTAGAAAAAACGCTGAAAAAGTTATTGAAAAAATTATAAAAGAGGATCCGGAAGCTTCTGTTGAGTCGATTATAAAAAAGGCATTGAAGATTCTATAA
- a CDS encoding NADP-dependent malic enzyme, which yields MNKNSKRREALLYHAKPTPGKIQVVPTKKYATQRDLSLAYSPGVAEPCLEIAKDVNNVYKYTAKGNLVAVITNGTAVLGLGDIGPEASKPVMEGKGLLFKIFSDIDVFDIEIGTKDVEEFIQTVKNIAPTFGGINLEDIKAPESFEIERRLVEELNIPVMHDDQHGTAIISSAALINALELAGKKAEDVKMVVSGAGSAALACADLYVLLGVKVENILMFNSKGVLTKDSPSISVMQQKYATDKAPMSLEEALVGADVFLGLSSGNIMTAQMLLGMAENPIVFAMANPDPEIDYNLAIATRKDIIMATGRSDHPNQVNNVLGFPYIFRGALDVRATKINEAMKMAAVKALALLAKESVPEQVNIAYGATKLVFGRDYIIPKPFDPRLISIVAPAVAKAAMDSGVALNPITDWEKYEEELLNRLGNDNKMVRLITNRAKMDPKKIVFAEADHLDVLKAAQIVHEEGIGFPVLMGNKEIILELKEELGFDAEVEIIDPKTKEEEDRRNRFATTYWESRKRRGISLLDAQKLMRERNYFAAMMVNEGEADGLVSGHSRSYPSVVKPMLHLIDKAPGASIVATTNMMMTSRGPMFLSDTAININPSADDLAKIAIMTAKTARMFGVEPVIAMVSFSNFGSSTDDNARKVREAVAYLHENHPEMVIDGEVQADFALNPEMLKEKFPFSRLAGKKVNTLIFPNLDSANITYKLLKELNKVDSIGPIMLGMGKPVHIFQLGASVEEMVNMAAITVIDAQEKQKKKIK from the coding sequence ATGAACAAAAATAGCAAAAGAAGAGAAGCATTATTATATCATGCTAAACCTACTCCAGGGAAAATACAAGTAGTTCCTACCAAGAAATATGCAACCCAAAGGGATTTGTCATTAGCTTATTCGCCAGGCGTAGCTGAGCCTTGTTTGGAAATTGCCAAAGATGTAAATAATGTATATAAATATACTGCAAAAGGAAATTTGGTTGCTGTAATAACTAACGGAACGGCTGTTTTAGGACTTGGTGATATTGGTCCTGAGGCTTCAAAACCAGTAATGGAGGGCAAAGGATTGCTGTTTAAAATATTTTCTGATATTGATGTTTTTGATATTGAGATAGGTACTAAAGACGTTGAAGAATTTATTCAAACCGTAAAAAATATTGCTCCAACTTTTGGAGGGATAAACTTAGAGGATATCAAAGCGCCTGAGTCTTTTGAAATCGAACGCAGACTTGTGGAAGAATTGAACATCCCAGTGATGCATGATGATCAACATGGAACGGCTATTATATCTTCGGCGGCATTAATAAATGCATTAGAGTTGGCGGGTAAAAAAGCAGAAGATGTGAAAATGGTCGTGTCTGGTGCAGGTTCGGCAGCCTTGGCTTGTGCTGATTTATATGTTTTACTTGGAGTAAAAGTAGAGAATATATTGATGTTCAATAGTAAAGGAGTTTTGACAAAGGATAGTCCTTCTATATCGGTTATGCAACAAAAATATGCTACAGATAAGGCTCCAATGAGTCTTGAAGAAGCATTGGTAGGAGCGGATGTGTTTTTAGGTTTGTCATCTGGGAATATCATGACAGCTCAAATGTTGTTAGGAATGGCCGAAAACCCGATTGTTTTTGCCATGGCAAATCCTGATCCCGAAATAGATTATAATTTAGCTATCGCCACACGTAAAGATATAATAATGGCAACGGGAAGATCTGATCATCCTAATCAAGTAAATAATGTGCTTGGTTTTCCTTATATTTTTAGAGGAGCATTAGATGTTCGTGCCACTAAGATTAACGAAGCGATGAAGATGGCAGCTGTAAAAGCATTGGCATTATTAGCAAAGGAATCTGTTCCAGAACAAGTAAATATTGCTTATGGAGCGACTAAATTAGTTTTTGGTAGAGATTATATTATACCGAAGCCTTTTGACCCTCGTTTGATCTCGATTGTAGCTCCTGCAGTTGCAAAAGCAGCGATGGATTCTGGAGTGGCATTAAATCCAATTACGGATTGGGAGAAATATGAAGAAGAGCTTTTGAATCGACTAGGAAATGATAACAAGATGGTTCGATTGATTACCAATAGAGCTAAAATGGATCCTAAAAAAATCGTTTTTGCCGAAGCAGATCATTTAGATGTTTTAAAAGCAGCGCAAATTGTTCATGAAGAGGGTATTGGTTTTCCTGTTTTGATGGGAAACAAAGAGATTATTTTGGAACTAAAAGAAGAATTAGGATTCGATGCCGAAGTTGAAATTATTGATCCAAAAACAAAAGAAGAAGAAGACAGGAGAAATAGATTTGCTACTACTTATTGGGAATCTAGAAAAAGAAGAGGGATTTCTTTACTGGATGCTCAAAAATTAATGAGAGAAAGAAATTATTTTGCTGCCATGATGGTCAATGAAGGAGAGGCAGATGGTTTGGTTTCGGGACATTCTAGAAGTTATCCTTCAGTGGTAAAACCAATGCTTCATCTTATTGATAAAGCTCCTGGGGCTTCTATTGTAGCGACTACAAATATGATGATGACATCTCGTGGTCCAATGTTTTTGTCAGACACGGCTATAAACATCAATCCTTCGGCAGATGACTTAGCCAAAATTGCAATTATGACTGCAAAAACAGCAAGAATGTTTGGTGTTGAACCAGTAATTGCAATGGTGTCATTTTCTAATTTTGGGTCATCAACGGATGACAACGCAAGAAAAGTTAGAGAAGCGGTAGCTTACTTGCATGAAAATCATCCAGAAATGGTTATTGATGGCGAAGTTCAAGCCGATTTTGCCTTAAATCCGGAAATGCTAAAAGAAAAATTCCCGTTCTCTAGATTGGCTGGAAAAAAAGTGAATACCTTGATTTTCCCTAATCTTGATTCAGCAAATATCACTTATAAGCTGTTAAAAGAATTAAACAAGGTAGATTCTATAGGGCCAATAATGTTAGGAATGGGGAAACCCGTTCACATTTTTCAACTAGGAGCCAGTGTAGAAGAAATGGTCAATATGGCTGCCATTACAGTTATTGACGCCCAAGAAAAGCAAAAGAAAAAGATTAAATAA